From the genome of Glycine soja cultivar W05 chromosome 14, ASM419377v2, whole genome shotgun sequence:
TGAGGTTTAATCTACCTAGCTAGTTGCGGTGTGTTTATACTGTTATGGCCACAGTAGCATGATGAAACCACAAAACAACCCGAGTAACTCGAGCTCTAGAAGCCATTAAGGATGATACCAATTTTCCATCAGTGTAATTTCCAATGATGAGGTCAGCCTTGTCTTCCATGAAGTCAAATCTAGTCTCGCTCTGTTGTTTGTATGAAACATAGGTGGTACTGTTACTGACCCTATTTGATTTGAAGTCATGCCCTTGTGTTGTGTCTTGTTTATGTCTTGAAGATGGGTCTCAAGCTTTGTGTACTTGCTGCTTAGAACTTGAAGCATCATTCTTAGAGTGTTGTTGTCCTCTGTCAGTCGTTGTAACTCAGCTTTAATAGTAGGAACCTAATCATAAAAGAAGCAGTGTTGTAAGCTTTAAGAGTTAGCTACATATGGTTTCACCCTGTAGGTAAAATGTTCAAAAGAGGAGATTCATGTTCAATAAGCTTTTGTGGTTATGGATTCATGTGTCTTATAGTTTGTTTTACATTCAATAAGGTTTTGTGGTTATGGATTCATGTCTCTTATAGTTTGTTTGATCAATATTTGTATTTGTAGGCTTCAGTTTGTAGCTGCAGAGAAGGAGGCTGTTTTTTATCAGGTGCCAGAATATTTATGTTTGATATTATTCTTATGCATACATTAAATTagtcaatattgtatttatatttgaatatcttCAGTATTAATTACTTTGATGCATACATGTCTGACATGGCAAGTAGTTGGCACCcctaattaagaaatatattgtTGCCACGATCATCAATATTGCAAACAGTTGGGTGTCTCTATGATAATGAAAATACAGGTACCCACTTAAGGTTTTTGAGGCAACTTGATCCCGAGCTAAGATTTTGTAGGTAGTTTGGACCCAATTAGTACCCATTAGAAGTGCCAAAGAACATCCTCACAACATCATCTTGTTTTATGTGACTTAATGTATATTATAAAGTGACAACTAATCCTAATTATTGATccaagactaatttgtagtcGTTTGTATTGATTAGTAATCGCCTTAACGCCTTTGTCCTTTAACGGACCTATAACCTACAGCTATGAATATGAAAACTAGCTTCACAGTCAagtatcttcatcttcatcctaAAATACCATTATTGTGATAACATCTCTggtaaattgaaaattagtatttttgtaAGTGCTACAACTTAGTCCAATATGTTCTTAGCCAGCCACGACTAGAGTAATAGTTCATTggagatatttttttacattcaacTGTGGTGACATAAGCTATCTTAGAAGGTTTTACTATTACACAAGTTCAAATCCTAAGAAAATCAACAGCACAAAGATCCGAGCTTTACACATAACAGTGGTGACAGAAGCAACCCATTGGTAATGTAAAGGCAAAGTTCAAAACTTCGTCACCAatctcaaatttaaattgaagggGAATTCATAATAATTCTCCTAAACCAACTGTATGATAATAAAAGGGTAGGTGTTGATACCTCTGTTCATAAGGAACCATGGGACGGTAAAGACAGCGGTGATGAGAGTTAAACCAATGAAGACATGTTTCTTGTCACCGCTATAGAGGTAGTGATTCAACCTCGACCTGAATCCCCCTCCAACGTTGCTGTTGGATGTTAAATATACCTGTTTTTTAGTATTTGAATGATGAAAATTAGATAAGTGATGATTAATAGGTTTTACTTTTTGAAGCATAGTTTATATTTTCTGTATTAGTACATAGTACTTAGTACCCTACCACAACAATATGAGGCTTCAAATATAGTGATTGGCCTGATCCCAAAATGAAATAGAATgaaagtttttacttttttttaaacgtAGCTATagaatgtaactttttttttattgaagtatCAACACACCATCAAGTAAAAGTGCACTAATTTAAACTAGAGAGATAAAGGAGATGAATGAGGAATCACAAAAGAGAGTATACATGGTTTTGATGATTACACTTGATaaccaacaataaaaaattgagtGAGGTCACGAGAGAGGATATTTGAACTAAGCAAATTTCATtgtgcacgccctcaccatcatcCAGCACCGATACTAACAGCGATCTCAACCATCAAGTGCACCAACGGCTTTCATGTCTTCTAAGAAAGCCTTATATGACTAATCAATGCTCTGTAGTGGTGCTGTGTGGCCTACTAGTAAAACGATCCAAGAAGTTTGTTTGTCACAGTCATTTCAACTCGTTTGTTTGTCAGCCAATAGTCCAAAAAGGGACCTACTAGTAGAggataaaatcttatttaattatcCCAAATACTACAATACAGCCTCAAGGCAGatgcatttttatttgaatagttTATATATGAGCCAGCAACAGGTAAACAACTAACAACAACTAAAGCACGTCTAATGCTTGAAATGATGTGAAAAATATCAACTGGTGAAATGTCACAAAGGATAACATAGTCCTACTCAATATTCATAATCTTCAAGCCTGTTGGGGCATGTTCTTTAGCCATTGCTCTAATGGCCTCCCAATTGAGTACACAATGAATCCAATTTCTCTCAGCTTGTCAACATTCAATATGTTTCTACCATCAAACACAAATGCTGGTTTGTGCATGTTGTCATACACGCTTTGATAATCAATGTTCTTGAACTCATCCCACTCTGTAAGAATGCATATCCCATGAGCATCTTTAGTTGCCTCATAGGCATCTCCAACAACACTAACTTTTCTGTGTAGTAGAACTCATTGGCTGCTGGTCCCATTCTACACCATCCATTGACAAATCCTTTTGAATCTGCTCCTCAGTAACGCATGGATCGTATATGCTCAAGCACGTGTTATCCCCCAATAGTCCTTTGCAAACATCAATTGCAGGAGTCTTCCTAGTGTCACTAGTGTGTTTCTTGAAGGCAAACCCCAGAATTGCAATCTTCTTACCCGAAACCGTGTTGAACATCGATGTCACAACACGCTTCACAAAACGACTCTTTTGGTAGTCATTCACCTTGATCACTTGTTTCCAGTAATTAGCCACTTCAGTGAGGCCATTGCTGTCACATATGTACACCAAGTTCAGTATGTCCTTTTGAAAGCAAGAGCCACCAAAACCAACACTAGCATTTAGGAACTTGGGTCCAATTTTGGTGTTTTTGCTTAGAGCATGAGAAACTTGTGAAATTTCGGCCCAGTGGCCTCACAAAAGGCTGACATAGCATTAATAGATGAAATCCTTTGTGCCAAAAAGGCATTATCAGCTAACTTGGAAAGTTCTGCTGACCACAAATTGGTTGTTATCATTCTGTCTTCAGGCACCCAATGAGCATATATAGCCTTCAGCTTTTGGATTGCTTCTAAACCTTCAGGGCATTGGCTCCCTCCAATGAGAACCCTATCAGGGTTTAGAAAATCTTGAATAGCAGTTCCCTCAGAGAGAAACTCAggatttgacaaaatttgataCTTGATGCCCTTGCTATTAGTATTATGGCATAGAATTTTCTCAATTGCCTCAGCTGTTCTAACTGGGACAGTGGATTTCTCAACAACAATTTTGAGCTTGAACCAGCTCTCCACAGACCTGTTTATACATGGTCATAGTACCGCTGCAGTTGAATTTATTCATATGTGACACCCCCCCAATAATTCCTTTTGactaaaaagaagaaagctaccTGCTGACGTTGTGCAGAAGCAATGAAATCAAATGAATGGAGGCTGATAGTTTCAATATCATCTCTGCAGTTTTCTggattttcttcttcatttttggtagtattttcaaaataatcccTACGACTAGATGATTGCAGACCAATATAACAAATGTCTGAAATTGATAAAAACCGGAAATTCCTTAGAATTATAGGTTCAGTTGAGGATGAACTAATTGCAGACATTTGTCTGCCAATGCCAGCACCATTGTCCGCTTTGTTTACTTTAGTGGACACGAAGTACCTTGGGCTAGTCTCTGTtggagggaaaagaaaaaaactcagAAATTATCAACTTCTTTCATAAAGATTTAATTCAAGACCCCTAATTCTATGAAAGCATCATCCAAAACCAATATAAGATGGTCACACAATCAGGGCATAGGTGCAGACATCAAAATCCTGAAATGCAAGATCTTCAATCATACCATAAGAATGAGAAGATGAAAAATCAGCCAACTTGGATATAATTTTATCTGAGACTACAATATATAAAGAGAGGGGTCTGAAAAGGATTCATACCCTGTTTAAGTTAGTTTGTATCCACCAACCATAGGAGAAGAGACAAAATTAGCCTTATCCATAGTAGTCTTTGCCAATAAATATCTAATGTATTTGGACTGAGTGAGTAGAAGACATAGTGCTGACTTAGTGTACTTAGGTTCATGCCAAGTAGGATTAGGTAGAGCTGACATAGTGTTCTTAGGTTCAGCATGAGTGACAAACAAAGTTGGTTTTATAATACCAACTTTTTCCCTTGTATAGATTGGATGAGTATTATCAAGTCTGACCAGTAAAGTATGAGATTTTGTATTGGAGTGCACTAAAGTAGGAGGTGCTGGAGTAAATATCACCGGATTAGAACATACCACTGGTTGAGATGGTAAGTGATCAGTATATGCTGGTAGAAAAGTAGTTGCTATTGGTTCAGGACTAATTGAAGAAGATGGAACTTCATTTGTGGAATTAGTCCCTAAAGTAGATGAAACTTCATCTGTGGAATTATTTCCTGTGGGATGAGAAAAATAACTGCCACTGTTCCACATAGTTGCTTGATTTCCATATCCGCTGCTGTTATGGTAACCTCCGGTAGTCTGATAATCAGCAGAATTGTAATAAGTGCTTGAATAACTTGCGGATCCAGCATAAGACCCGGTATTCTGAAAGGAGGAAATAGGCTGATAAGGAGCACCTGTGTTTTGATATGCTCCTACAGGCTGTGAATAGGTATGATTAGGTTGCTGCTGATAGTTGTTATAGTAGCCTGAGTATCCCATGCTGCCATAACCATATGGATTAGAAGAACTTCGGTATGATGTGTAAGCATTGTAATCTTGGATTACATTAGCTGTTCCCAAATTTGATGAATTACCAGCAACTGATGATACATTTTGACAATCTTGAATGCTTCTTCCAGGTGGCTGTGGATGCTGATCATACTCAATAGTTTGGATTAGAATAAACTCCATTTCCTGTAGAGCTATGAACAGTCCATGGCGCAGCTTCAGTCCATGGATTAGTGTATCATATTTTGCACCCCtgttaaattcatattttataatttatagcattaaattttttatattattttggactgttaatatattattaattatttactctaaatttgaaTAAAGGTATGTCAGTAAATCGAGTTGAATGTCCATCCACTTATAATAtacaattttacattattttcaatcataaattatatttgaataattttaaaataattattttaaaagtcaacaaatatTTAGAGACTaatcttatttataatttaggATAAATTGTAGtcgaaaaaatgcaaaaaaaataaaatgaaataataattaagtgaCAAGGTATGTGCAATGTAGTGTACACTtgctaattttgatttttgagtcAAAAACCTTGTTTGCCCTAACCATTTCACATTCCCCAATTTCCCCGGCCGGGTTGGTGTTGAGCAGATAGAGAGAGATGAACCCGCTAACACTAGTGAAGCGCACTCAGAACATCAATGCCAGAGAAGCTGCACTTGGCATCGGCGACCAAGCCTCCTGGCACACCAAGTACAAGGATTCCGCTTACGTCTTCGTCGGTGGCATCCCCTTCAATCTCACCGAGGGTGACCTCCTTGCCGTTTTTGCTAAGTATAACAACTCTTTCCTCTTCcatttcaattcaattcatcaactctttttgcttttattttatttttaacattttttttaaaatctgaagtatatgtttttttttattactcagATATGGAGAGGTTGTTGATGTTAACCTAGTTAGGGACAAAGGTACCGGAAAATCCAAGGGTTTTGCGTTCCTTGCGTATGAGGATCAGAGAAGCACGAATCTTGCTGTGGGTGGGTTCCTGTTCTATGATTTTGTTATGTGttctttttaatagtttttttttttgtgtgtgtttgtggATGCATTTGTTGAATTGcgttttgatgtttgttttttgtgGCTCAGATAATTTGAACGGGGCACAGGTTTTGGGGAGAATTATTAGGGTGGACCATGTTGATAAGTATaagaagaaggaggaggaggataaAGAGACAGAGCAGCAGAAGAGGGAGGCGCGTGGCGTTTGCCGTGCTTTCCAAAGAGGTGAATGCACTCAGGGAGCTAGCTGCAAGTTTTCTCATGATGAGCAAGTAAGATAAGCATTTCATGATCATGTCACAaagtaatttgattttttttttttggtatatatattatgtttttagATGTGTATGCTTCGTGTGACTTGAAAACTTGAGCATTAGGGTTTGAGTTTTTGTAAGGTTTAATTGAAGTGTTCAAATGCAATACTTTTTGGCTTATTGGAATGATTTATTGCTCTTTGACTCTTTGATATCGTGGGAGTGGGATTTTGGTATTGACCATAGATTGTAGACCATAAACTACAAATAGAgctgtattttattttagttaatatttttgttatttgttaagGTTGTAGTCTTAGATATGTCGTTGGTCACATAGAAGTTTGGTATTTCAGCTAATAAGTTGTTCATTAGTAATAATAAGATGCTATGATACTAACAACAGGCATGCCTTATTCATACACTCGCGGTTCTGCCATGGATGCGTCACCCTGTCGACATCACTCGCTGTCAAGAACTTCCTGTCTGTAGTGTTCCTTTGATGAAACGCAGGTACACCTCCACCCATTAATTTCAATTTCGCTATCTCATCTCAAATTGATTAGTTTCACTTCACAACTAGGTTACAGTCGGTACTGGAGGAGAATATGGGAATCTCGAAGCTATTCCCGGTTCAGGTCGCACTTTGGCAAGAAACGGTTGGACCAGGTGACTTTGAGCGAGACCTTTGCATAAACTCGCCCACCGGAAGTGGCAAAACCTTGGCCTATGCTCTTCCCATCGTTCAAAACTTGTCCACCGACACCGGTGGCCGCCTCCGTGCTTTGATTGTAGTTCCCACTCGCGACCTTGCTTTGCAGGTTAAGTGCGTCTTCGACACCCTTGCATCACCGCTGGGTCTCCGTATTGGCTTGGCTGCTGGTCAATCTTCACTTCGCCACGAGCTTTCTAGCCTCATTTATCTACCTGGAGAAGACGACGGTCCAGATCCTGGGTTTTTGTCTCCGTTGTGGTTCCAAAGCAAGGTCGACATATTGGTAGCGACCCCTGGAAGGCTAGTGGACCATGTCAACAAGTTGTCGTTGAAGCATCTTCGTTATCTCGTGGTTGACGAAGCCGATCGATTGCTACGCGAGGACTACCAGTCCTGGTTACCTACTGTGCTTAAATTAACTCAGTCTAGGCTGGCAAAGATAGTTTTATCTGCTACATTAACTCGGGACCCAGGAAGGCTTGCTCAACTTAATTTGCATCACCCTTTATTCCTGAGTGCTGGGAAAATGCGTTATCGGCTCCCAGAATATTTGGAATGTTACAAACTGGTATATGACATTGCATagggtttttgtttcttttaatttacaGAGGGTGTGATTGGGATATGATTTTGAACCTTTTTCACGGTAAATTTGTCATGCTATTATATAGCTagctagttttatttaattcttCCTTAATCTgaaattttttagtttctaccAAAAAAGTTCCCTTATACTgttctatttataattttattgttttgtagATCTGTGAAAGAAAGGTCAAACCCTTGTATTTGGTTGCCCTTTTGAAATCCCTAGGAGAAGAAAAATGCATAGTTTTCACAAGATCTGTGGAATCAACACATCATCTCTGCAAATTGCTAAATTGTTTTGGTGATCTGAAAATTGGTATCAAGG
Proteins encoded in this window:
- the LOC114385459 gene encoding DEAD-box ATP-dependent RNA helicase 1-like, which codes for MNPLTLVKRTQNINAREAALGIGDQASWHTKYKDSAYVFVGGIPFNLTEGDLLAVFAKYGEVVDVNLVRDKGTGKSKGFAFLAYEDQRSTNLAVDNLNGAQVLGRIIRVDHVDKYKKKEEEDKETEQQKREARGVCRAFQRGECTQGASCKFSHDEQACLIHTLAVLPWMRHPVDITRCQELPVCSVPLMKRRLQSVLEENMGISKLFPVQVALWQETVGPGDFERDLCINSPTGSGKTLAYALPIVQNLSTDTGGRLRALIVVPTRDLALQVKCVFDTLASPLGLRIGLAAGQSSLRHELSSLIYLPGEDDGPDPGFLSPLWFQSKVDILVATPGRLVDHVNKLSLKHLRYLVVDEADRLLREDYQSWLPTVLKLTQSRLAKIVLSATLTRDPGRLAQLNLHHPLFLSAGKMRYRLPEYLECYKLICERKVKPLYLVALLKSLGEEKCIVFTRSVESTHHLCKLLNCFGDLKIGIKEFSGLKHQRVRSKTVGEFRRGEFQVLVSSDAMTRGMDVEGVRNVINYDMPKYTKTYVHRAGRTARAGQTGRCFTLMSKDEVGGFEKLMKKAEASDCYEHTVPSSLIEALHSTYQSALTKLKEKILEARRKPRISLVNRSE
- the LOC114385460 gene encoding LOW QUALITY PROTEIN: UDP-glucose 6-dehydrogenase 1 (The sequence of the model RefSeq protein was modified relative to this genomic sequence to represent the inferred CDS: inserted 2 bases in 1 codon), whose product is MFNTVSGKKIAILGFAFKKHTSDTRKTPAIDVCKGLLGDNTCLSIYDPCVTEEQIQKDLSMDGVEWDQQPMSSTTXRKVSVVGDAYEATKDAHGICILTEWDEFKNIDYQSVYDNMHKPAFVFDGRNILNVDKLREIGFIVYSIGRPLEQWLKNMPQQA